A part of Melittangium boletus DSM 14713 genomic DNA contains:
- a CDS encoding VOC family protein — MVPSLLFTSGARMHRSRLSTFVIDCQSEDIEQATAFWSQALGRPAKPPVPDSGNYRELTSSPNEPLLLIQKVDHPGRIHLDIEADDLDAEVRRLEALGAKRVEFIKRWWVMEAPTGQRFCVVRPQKGPLDEGNSNEWR; from the coding sequence ATGGTGCCTTCCCTCCTCTTCACCTCGGGAGCACGCATGCACCGCAGCCGCCTCAGCACCTTCGTCATCGATTGCCAGTCCGAGGACATCGAGCAGGCCACGGCCTTCTGGAGCCAGGCGCTCGGCCGGCCCGCGAAGCCTCCAGTGCCCGACAGCGGCAACTACCGCGAGCTGACCTCGTCGCCGAACGAACCCCTCCTGCTCATCCAAAAGGTGGACCATCCCGGCCGCATCCACCTGGACATCGAGGCCGATGACCTGGACGCCGAGGTGCGGCGGCTCGAGGCACTCGGGGCGAAACGGGTGGAGTTCATCAAGCGCTGGTGGGTCATGGAGGCTCCCACCGGTCAGCGCTTCTGTGTCGTCCGGCCCCAGAAGGGCCCCCTGGATGAAGGCAACTCCAACGAATGGCGCTGA
- a CDS encoding YkgJ family cysteine cluster protein, translating into MKALTPEQRSTLEALYRRIDERVAPIAQGHAWWPCRKGCDHCCRHLAAPLTVSEWEWTYLWEAFEALPPEARAEIRSRVAALEGTSRPYTCPFLDRESGGCRVYAHRPMSCRTYGFYVSRGLGTWCHFIQGLLEEHGDGDILWGNQDAMEETLERLSGPSLSVLQWFDAHP; encoded by the coding sequence ATGAAGGCACTCACCCCGGAACAGAGGAGCACCCTGGAAGCGCTCTACCGGCGCATCGACGAGCGGGTCGCGCCCATCGCCCAGGGCCATGCCTGGTGGCCTTGCCGCAAGGGCTGCGATCACTGCTGCCGCCACCTGGCCGCGCCACTGACCGTGTCCGAATGGGAATGGACGTACCTCTGGGAAGCCTTCGAGGCCCTGCCCCCCGAAGCGCGAGCGGAGATCCGGTCGCGGGTGGCGGCGTTGGAGGGCACCTCGCGGCCCTACACCTGCCCGTTCCTGGATCGCGAGTCCGGAGGCTGCCGGGTGTACGCCCACCGCCCCATGTCCTGCCGGACCTACGGCTTCTACGTCAGCCGGGGCCTGGGCACCTGGTGCCACTTCATCCAGGGGCTGCTCGAGGAACACGGAGACGGCGACATCCTCTGGGGCAACCAGGACGCCATGGAGGAAACCCTGGAGCGGTTGAGCGGCCCTTCCCTCTCCGTGCTCCAGTGGTTCGACGCACACCCCTAA
- a CDS encoding sensor histidine kinase, which produces MGDSAGRGTSPLSSQLDESSLRRLDDADERLRAVLGQTEGILIEMDEVGRCLAVWARSDALLAAPQSTMLGRTLEDILGQEIARPMVERVARVVATGHFDRFEYAMEVESGRRWFCAEVLSVSSRPSVTFLIRDITLQKTLELRLIQADRLAALGTLAASVAHEVSNPLSYISANLNFVQSGLGEMKKVLRGEGSSADLASLALTLEECTEALDEARQGTQRLTHVTRDLKTYARGEDAIEGSADVQQALSRSISMAMGTIKMRARLVNRLREVPPVRGSEERLGQVFLNLLLNAAQAIPEGTPDRHMVEVSLDVDASWVVAEVRDTGAGIAPEHLPRIFDPFFSTKPVGVGTGLGLSICHSIVKGVGGDIRVESTVGQGTCFRVLLPVRDPPAPPAPEGD; this is translated from the coding sequence ATGGGTGATTCCGCGGGTCGGGGGACCAGCCCCCTCTCTTCCCAGCTTGATGAGTCCTCGCTGCGTCGGCTCGACGACGCCGATGAGCGCTTGCGCGCCGTGCTCGGACAGACGGAGGGCATCCTCATTGAGATGGATGAGGTGGGCCGCTGCCTGGCGGTCTGGGCCCGGTCGGACGCGTTGCTGGCGGCGCCCCAGTCCACGATGTTGGGCCGGACGTTGGAGGACATCCTCGGGCAGGAGATCGCCAGGCCGATGGTGGAGCGCGTCGCTCGCGTGGTGGCCACGGGGCACTTCGACCGCTTCGAATACGCGATGGAGGTGGAGAGTGGACGCCGCTGGTTCTGCGCCGAGGTCTTGAGTGTGTCGTCCCGTCCCAGCGTGACGTTCCTCATCCGGGACATCACCCTGCAGAAGACCCTGGAGCTGCGCCTGATCCAGGCGGACCGGCTCGCCGCGCTGGGGACCCTGGCCGCGAGCGTGGCCCACGAGGTGAGCAACCCCCTGAGCTACATCTCCGCCAATCTCAACTTCGTCCAGAGCGGGCTGGGGGAGATGAAGAAGGTCCTGCGAGGCGAAGGGTCGAGCGCCGATCTGGCCTCCCTGGCGCTGACGCTGGAGGAATGCACGGAAGCGCTCGATGAGGCGCGGCAGGGGACGCAGCGGCTCACCCATGTCACCCGGGACTTGAAGACGTACGCGCGGGGGGAGGACGCCATCGAGGGCTCGGCGGATGTCCAGCAGGCGCTCTCGCGCTCCATCAGCATGGCGATGGGGACGATCAAGATGCGGGCCCGGTTGGTCAACCGCCTGCGCGAGGTGCCGCCCGTGCGGGGGAGCGAGGAGCGCCTGGGCCAGGTGTTCCTCAACCTGCTGCTCAACGCGGCCCAGGCCATTCCGGAGGGGACTCCGGACCGGCACATGGTGGAGGTGAGCCTGGACGTGGATGCGTCGTGGGTGGTGGCCGAGGTGCGGGATACGGGCGCGGGCATCGCCCCGGAGCACCTTCCGCGCATCTTCGATCCCTTCTTCTCCACCAAGCCCGTGGGCGTGGGGACGGGGCTGGGGCTGTCCATCTGCCACAGCATCGTGAAGGGGGTGGGTGGTGACATCCGCGTGGAGAGCACCGTGGGCCAGGGGACGTGCTTTCGTGTCCTGTTGCCCGTGCGGGACCCCCCCGCGCCCCCGGCTCCCGAAGGTGATTGA
- a CDS encoding cytochrome P450 → MNAPSASPRIPTGPRGLPLIGVIRDVRKDSLGFLMRTATEHGPVSGYRLGPGRSYLVSHPDGLKHVLQDNVQNYTKDHVSYSLLRRVVGDGLVTSQGETWLKQRRLAQPAFHRARISAMAAQMVRAAAELSEQWTDAQRSGEPRRAARDMLGLTLRIVGEALLGTDVRAQTDAVSAAFNVISEQTVERFRDLRVLPPILPTAYDRAFRQANQSLREVVATLVAQRRRHLEDRGDLLSMFMLAQDEETGERMDDAHVQDEVLTMLLAGHETTATALTWTWALLEQNPDAERAFHAELDSVLGGRLPTAEDVPRLVYTRRVLDETMRLYPPVYILSRKVVSDDTICGYRVLGGSMLDVSPYVTHRLPEFWPDPERFDPDRFSPERSATRPRYAYFPFLGGPRQCIGNNFALMEGVLILATLGQRHRPRMVSGYTPKPEPLITLRPSEELPVVITSR, encoded by the coding sequence ATGAATGCGCCGTCCGCCTCGCCTCGCATCCCCACTGGTCCTCGCGGACTGCCCTTGATCGGCGTCATTCGCGATGTCCGCAAGGACTCCCTGGGCTTCCTCATGCGCACGGCCACGGAACATGGGCCCGTGTCCGGGTACCGGTTGGGCCCCGGCCGCTCCTACCTCGTGTCGCACCCGGATGGGCTCAAGCACGTGCTGCAGGACAACGTGCAGAACTACACCAAGGACCACGTCAGCTATTCGCTCCTGCGCCGCGTCGTCGGGGACGGACTCGTCACGAGCCAGGGCGAAACGTGGCTCAAGCAGCGCAGACTCGCGCAACCCGCCTTCCACCGCGCCCGCATCTCCGCCATGGCCGCTCAAATGGTGCGCGCGGCGGCGGAGCTCTCCGAGCAGTGGACCGACGCCCAGCGCTCGGGCGAGCCCCGCAGGGCGGCGCGCGACATGCTCGGGCTCACCCTGCGCATCGTCGGCGAGGCCCTGCTCGGCACCGACGTGCGTGCCCAGACCGACGCCGTGTCCGCCGCCTTCAACGTCATCAGCGAGCAGACCGTGGAGCGCTTCCGCGACCTGCGCGTCCTCCCGCCCATCCTCCCCACCGCCTACGACCGCGCCTTCCGCCAGGCGAACCAGTCCCTGCGCGAGGTGGTGGCGACGCTCGTCGCGCAGCGCCGCCGGCACTTGGAGGACCGGGGAGACCTCCTGTCCATGTTCATGCTCGCCCAAGACGAGGAGACCGGCGAGCGGATGGATGACGCGCATGTGCAGGACGAAGTGCTGACGATGCTGCTCGCGGGCCACGAGACCACCGCGACCGCGCTCACCTGGACCTGGGCCCTGCTCGAGCAGAACCCGGACGCGGAGCGCGCCTTCCACGCGGAGCTGGACTCCGTGCTCGGCGGCCGGCTCCCCACGGCCGAGGACGTCCCCCGGCTTGTGTACACGCGCCGCGTCCTCGACGAAACCATGCGCCTCTACCCGCCCGTCTACATCCTGAGCCGGAAGGTCGTCTCGGATGACACGATCTGCGGCTACCGGGTACTCGGCGGCTCGATGCTCGACGTCAGCCCCTACGTCACGCACCGCCTGCCGGAGTTCTGGCCCGACCCCGAGCGATTCGATCCGGATCGCTTCTCCCCCGAGCGGAGCGCCACGCGGCCCCGGTACGCCTACTTCCCCTTCCTCGGCGGACCCCGGCAGTGCATCGGCAACAACTTCGCCCTCATGGAGGGCGTACTCATCCTCGCGACGCTCGGACAGCGCCATCGCCCGAGGATGGTCTCCGGCTACACGCCAAAGCCCGAACCCCTCATCACGCTGCGGCCGTCCGAGGAGCTTCCCGTCGTGATCACCTCCCGCTGA
- a CDS encoding type I polyketide synthase, producing the protein MSEEINYRQLLQQQLVKIRKLEARLEQAESARREPIAIVGMACRLPGGVETPEDFWELMAKGVDATSDILPERWDAEALYSAEPRAKGKIRTRRGGFLRDVDRFDARFFGLSDREAERMDPQQRLMLEVGWEALERAGYAVARARRERVGVFVGVMNNDYGQRVLNEEGLEGIDPYFMGARANCAISGRLSYLWGFQGPSLVVDTACSSSMVAVHLACQSLRNGECALALAGGVNLVLSPEASIYLSSSGALSEDGRCRSFDASADGYGRAEACGVLVLERLSEARARGANILAVIRGSAVGHDGPSSAFTVPNGVAQQTVIRQALQAANVEPREVSYLEAHGTGTAMGDPIEAEAMWSVLKEGRTGSEPLWLGSVKTNLGYPEAASGVVGMMKVVLAMKHGQLPPHLHFQTPNPRIDWKNMAGVKVPLEMTAWTPAQGGRIAGVTSYGRTGTVAHVVLAEPPARVEVARSVERPAHVWMLSARSEEALRAQAERCARYLETNSESLGDVCFTAATGRTHFEYRLAVVGRDARQMREGLQRAAAERIPPPVTSAPGVVFVTRGEGVGATPGLRELYETQPVFREALEACANACGAGVLEHPLLPVLFGEDVARGNEAPYARAAVFAREWALARMWRAWGVRPESFEGQGVGAWVAAVESDLLGLDAGLRGAVAGGAAPLAAGDQRVDSRVDLDVGTTDWAGILETLGALYLRGVEVDWSAFDAPYARRRVVLPTYAFQRGRFWLTPARAP; encoded by the coding sequence ATGAGCGAGGAGATCAACTACCGCCAGTTGTTGCAGCAGCAGTTGGTGAAGATCCGCAAGCTGGAGGCTCGGCTGGAGCAGGCCGAGTCCGCGCGCCGCGAGCCCATCGCGATCGTCGGGATGGCCTGCCGGCTGCCGGGAGGCGTGGAGACGCCGGAGGACTTCTGGGAGCTGATGGCGAAGGGGGTGGATGCCACGAGTGACATTCTCCCGGAGCGCTGGGATGCCGAAGCCCTGTACTCGGCCGAGCCCCGGGCGAAAGGGAAGATCCGCACCCGGCGCGGCGGCTTCCTGCGGGACGTGGATCGCTTCGACGCGCGCTTCTTCGGCCTATCGGACCGGGAAGCCGAGCGGATGGATCCCCAGCAGCGATTGATGCTGGAGGTGGGGTGGGAGGCACTGGAGCGTGCGGGGTACGCGGTGGCGCGCGCGAGGCGGGAGCGGGTGGGCGTCTTCGTGGGGGTGATGAACAACGACTACGGCCAGCGGGTGCTGAACGAGGAGGGGCTGGAAGGCATCGATCCCTACTTCATGGGGGCCCGGGCCAACTGCGCCATCTCCGGGAGGCTGTCCTACCTGTGGGGCTTCCAGGGGCCGAGCCTGGTGGTGGACACGGCGTGCTCGTCCTCGATGGTGGCGGTGCACCTGGCCTGCCAGAGCCTGCGCAATGGGGAGTGCGCGCTGGCGCTGGCGGGGGGCGTGAACCTGGTCTTGTCGCCGGAGGCGAGCATCTACCTGTCGAGCAGCGGAGCGCTGTCGGAGGACGGGCGGTGCCGGAGCTTCGACGCCTCGGCGGATGGCTATGGCCGGGCGGAGGCCTGTGGCGTGCTGGTGCTGGAGCGCCTGTCGGAGGCACGGGCGAGGGGCGCGAACATCCTCGCGGTCATCCGAGGCTCGGCGGTGGGGCACGACGGCCCGAGCAGTGCCTTCACGGTCCCCAACGGAGTCGCGCAGCAGACGGTCATCCGCCAGGCGTTGCAAGCCGCGAACGTGGAGCCCCGGGAGGTGAGCTACCTGGAGGCGCACGGCACGGGGACGGCGATGGGAGACCCCATCGAGGCCGAGGCGATGTGGTCGGTGTTGAAGGAGGGCCGCACGGGGAGCGAGCCGCTGTGGCTGGGCTCGGTGAAGACGAACCTGGGCTATCCGGAGGCGGCCTCGGGGGTGGTGGGGATGATGAAGGTGGTGCTGGCGATGAAGCACGGCCAACTGCCGCCGCACCTGCACTTCCAAACACCCAACCCGCGCATCGACTGGAAGAACATGGCCGGGGTGAAGGTGCCGCTGGAGATGACGGCGTGGACGCCGGCCCAGGGGGGGCGCATCGCGGGGGTGACGTCTTACGGGAGGACGGGCACGGTGGCGCACGTGGTGCTGGCCGAGCCTCCCGCGCGGGTGGAGGTGGCTCGGAGCGTGGAGCGGCCCGCGCACGTGTGGATGCTCTCGGCCCGGAGCGAGGAGGCCTTGCGAGCGCAGGCGGAGCGCTGCGCCCGTTATCTGGAGACGAACTCCGAGTCCCTGGGCGACGTGTGCTTCACGGCGGCGACGGGCCGCACCCACTTCGAATACCGGCTGGCGGTGGTGGGGCGGGACGCGCGTCAGATGAGGGAAGGGCTCCAGCGGGCGGCCGCCGAGCGGATTCCACCTCCGGTCACCTCGGCGCCGGGGGTGGTGTTCGTCACGCGAGGAGAGGGCGTGGGAGCCACGCCTGGGCTGCGGGAGTTGTACGAAACCCAGCCCGTCTTCCGGGAAGCGCTGGAGGCGTGCGCGAATGCCTGCGGCGCGGGCGTCCTGGAGCATCCCCTGTTGCCGGTGCTGTTCGGCGAGGACGTGGCGCGAGGGAACGAGGCGCCCTACGCGAGGGCGGCCGTGTTCGCGCGGGAGTGGGCGCTGGCACGGATGTGGCGAGCCTGGGGCGTGCGGCCGGAGTCCTTCGAGGGCCAGGGCGTGGGCGCATGGGTGGCGGCGGTGGAGTCGGACCTGCTCGGACTGGACGCGGGCCTGCGCGGAGCGGTGGCGGGAGGAGCCGCGCCGTTGGCCGCTGGGGACCAGCGAGTGGACTCGCGGGTGGACCTGGACGTCGGCACTACTGATTGGGCGGGGATACTCGAGACGCTGGGCGCGTTGTACCTCCGGGGCGTGGAGGTGGACTGGTCCGCGTTCGACGCGCCCTACGCCCGGCGCCGGGTGGTGCTGCCGACCTATGCCTTTCAGCGTGGGCGCTTCTGGCTCACTCCCGCGCGAGCGCCCTGA